A genome region from Crossiella equi includes the following:
- a CDS encoding glycosyltransferase family 4 protein, producing MLIDATAVPADRGGVGRYVDSLVAALDADGARITVVCQPRDAELYHAMAPASRIVVATESVATRTARLTWEQSSLPVLARRLAVQVVHSPHYTAPLVNPVASVVTLHDATFFTDAALHSSVKARFFRGWTRASLRRAEVCVVPSRATAAELVRVAGADRRVLQVAPHGVDTERFHPPSPEEVAAVRADLELGDTPYVAFLGALEPRKNVPALIRGFARACRGRADPPALVLAGQPGWDTHVERALDSVPHRLRVIRAGYVPFERLSGLLGGAAMVAYPSLGEGFGLPVLEAMACGACVLTTRRLSLPEVGGDAVAYCGVGAGDIAAAVAELLDDPARRAALATAAQQRAKEFSWQVSAVKHREAYARADVLHRRGR from the coding sequence GTGTTGATCGACGCGACAGCCGTCCCGGCGGATCGCGGGGGTGTCGGTCGGTACGTCGACTCGCTGGTGGCCGCCCTGGACGCCGACGGCGCCCGCATCACCGTGGTCTGCCAGCCCCGGGACGCTGAGCTGTACCACGCCATGGCACCGGCCTCCCGCATCGTGGTCGCCACCGAGTCCGTGGCCACCCGCACCGCCCGCCTGACCTGGGAGCAGAGCAGCCTGCCGGTGCTCGCCCGGCGGCTGGCCGTGCAGGTCGTGCACTCCCCGCACTACACCGCGCCGCTGGTCAACCCGGTCGCCTCGGTGGTCACGCTGCACGACGCCACCTTCTTCACCGACGCCGCCCTGCACTCCTCGGTCAAGGCCCGCTTCTTCCGCGGCTGGACCCGGGCCTCGCTGCGCCGCGCGGAGGTCTGCGTGGTGCCCAGCCGGGCCACCGCCGCCGAGCTGGTGCGCGTGGCCGGGGCGGACCGGCGGGTGCTGCAGGTCGCCCCGCACGGCGTGGACACCGAGCGCTTCCACCCGCCGTCCCCGGAGGAGGTCGCCGCCGTGCGCGCCGACCTGGAGCTCGGCGACACCCCGTACGTGGCCTTCCTCGGCGCCCTGGAGCCCCGCAAGAACGTGCCCGCCCTGATCCGCGGCTTCGCCCGTGCCTGCCGGGGCCGGGCCGACCCGCCCGCGCTGGTGCTGGCCGGGCAGCCCGGCTGGGACACCCACGTCGAGCGCGCGCTGGACTCGGTCCCGCACCGCCTGCGCGTCATCCGGGCCGGTTACGTGCCCTTCGAACGTCTCTCCGGCCTGCTCGGCGGGGCCGCCATGGTGGCCTACCCGAGCCTGGGCGAGGGCTTCGGCCTGCCGGTGCTGGAGGCCATGGCCTGCGGCGCGTGCGTGCTGACCACCCGGCGGCTGAGCCTGCCCGAGGTCGGCGGCGACGCGGTCGCCTACTGCGGTGTCGGCGCCGGGGACATCGCGGCCGCGGTGGCCGAGCTGCTGGACGACCCGGCCCGGCGCGCGGCCCTGGCCACCGCCGCCCAGCAGCGGGCCAAGGAGTTCTCCTGGCAGGTCAGCGCGGTCAAACACCGCGAGGCCTACGCCAGGGCGGACGTGCTGCACCGCCGGGGCCGCTGA
- a CDS encoding glycosyltransferase family 4 protein: MPELVVLTEQLLAPVPGGTGRYTRELAAALAATAPAGWEVTGVVARHADPAAAAIPGVLGPRVLRLPRRALTLAWERGLPLWPGGDSVHAPTPLAPARARRGLVVTVHDTVPWTHPETLTPRGAAWHRAVVTRAARTAGALVVPTAAVREELVRLAPGPAPVHVVGEGVADVLTEAVPADSEVAIAHRLALPDRYVLALGTVEPRKGIDTLVEAMAQPAAPPVPLVLVGPPGWGGVSPGQLAREHGLAPERLVLLGRVPDRELSVVLRRATALAAPSLAEGFGLPVLEAMAAGTPVVHSDAPALVEVAGGAGVTVPRGQAAALAQALRQVVADPEHAAALVAAGRRRAAEFSWRTAAEAVWRVHLGLWRRPTRG, translated from the coding sequence GTGCCCGAGCTCGTTGTGCTCACCGAACAGCTCCTCGCCCCCGTCCCCGGCGGCACCGGGCGGTACACGCGTGAGCTCGCCGCCGCCCTGGCCGCCACCGCGCCCGCTGGCTGGGAGGTCACCGGCGTCGTGGCCCGGCACGCCGACCCGGCCGCCGCCGCCATCCCCGGGGTGCTTGGCCCGCGGGTGCTGCGGCTGCCCCGCCGCGCCCTCACCCTGGCCTGGGAACGCGGCCTGCCGCTGTGGCCCGGCGGCGACTCCGTGCACGCGCCCACCCCACTGGCCCCCGCGCGGGCCCGGCGCGGGCTCGTGGTCACCGTGCACGACACCGTGCCCTGGACCCACCCCGAGACCCTCACCCCGCGCGGCGCCGCCTGGCACCGGGCGGTGGTCACCCGGGCCGCTCGCACCGCGGGCGCCCTGGTCGTGCCCACCGCGGCCGTGCGGGAGGAGCTGGTCCGCCTCGCCCCCGGCCCGGCCCCCGTGCACGTGGTCGGCGAGGGCGTCGCGGACGTGCTGACCGAGGCCGTGCCCGCCGACTCCGAGGTCGCCATCGCGCACCGTCTCGCCCTGCCCGACCGGTACGTGCTGGCCCTGGGCACGGTCGAACCGCGCAAGGGCATCGACACCCTCGTCGAGGCGATGGCCCAGCCCGCCGCGCCGCCGGTGCCGCTGGTCCTGGTCGGCCCGCCCGGCTGGGGCGGGGTCTCGCCGGGACAGCTGGCCCGCGAGCACGGCCTGGCCCCGGAACGCCTGGTCCTGCTCGGCCGCGTCCCCGACCGCGAGCTGTCCGTGGTGCTCCGCCGCGCCACCGCCCTGGCCGCGCCGAGCCTGGCCGAGGGCTTCGGGCTGCCGGTGCTGGAGGCCATGGCCGCGGGCACCCCGGTCGTGCACTCCGACGCCCCCGCGCTGGTCGAGGTCGCGGGCGGCGCCGGGGTCACCGTGCCCCGGGGCCAGGCGGCAGCGCTCGCGCAGGCGTTGCGGCAGGTCGTGGCCGATCCGGAGCACGCGGCCGCCCTGGTCGCGGCGGGCCGGCGGCGGGCGGCGGAGTTCAGCTGGCGGACCGCGGCCGAGGCGGTCTGGCGGGTGCACCTCGGCCTGTGGCGCCGTCCCACGCGTGGGTGA